Proteins encoded in a region of the Vicia villosa cultivar HV-30 ecotype Madison, WI linkage group LG5, Vvil1.0, whole genome shotgun sequence genome:
- the LOC131602030 gene encoding IRK-interacting protein-like translates to MAATSTSSQVFKDSNNGNTETTRQEIKAAIAKAVELRALHAALIRGNSSTNAKFPSPSSVSRSVSQFSAHDYPVFTPSYEDDPIVLYNQNHMKGLAISESWDGESGNSIETIEKPSSRKGMLLPCGYTSLESHICPADDTKSVTGSCANHITVLQPSPTRRNSLEDYKSVSSCNKCNPAVITSELESVRNNKSSNVVVSVAESHSSFQSEAKSKGVISWLFPRLKRKHKNENSPSRAESEDVSQVLKDIGITSIEALKKELIEANGNRDVALMEVSEMRTSLGELRQKMEYLESYCEELKKALKQSMQMQARDSEHCEQVKLSNLHQRGRSIDGNVENSMPVNEEVMIEGFLQIVSESRLSVKQFCKTLINNIEENDNSMTETLNSLLQPYKLSLNSKYSKAVLYHFEAFINQSLYQDFENCAFQQNGCPKFIDQHEDRQAKFTSFVALRNLSWNEVLRKGTKYYCEEFSKFCDQKMSCITSTLNCTRPWPEQLLQAFFVTAKCMWLLHLLAFSFNPPLRVVRVEENRNFDPRYMEDMSSRSQGPSKVKIMVMPGFYVKDRVLRCKVLCRYKSTA, encoded by the exons ATGGCTGCAACTAGTACTTCATCACAGGTTTTCAAAGACAGCAACAATGGAAACACAGAAACTACAAGACAGGAAATTAAGGCTGCCATAGCCAAAGCTGTTGAGTTAAGAGCTCTTCATGCTGCTTTAATACGAGGAAATAGCTCTACCAATGCTAAATTTCCATCTCCTTCCTCTGTTTCACGCTCTGTTTCTCAGTTCTCTGCTCATGATTACCCTGTTTTCACACCG AGTTATGAAGATGATCCAATTGTATTGTACAATCAAAACCACATGAAAGGCCTAGCAATATCAGAAAGTTGGGATGGAGAATCAGGAAACAGCATAGAAACTATTGAGAAACCAAGTTCAAGAAAAGGGATGCTACTACCTTGTGGTTATACCAGTTTAGAATCTCACATATGTCCTGCTGATGACACCAAATCTGTAACTGGTTCTTGTGCAAATCACATCACTGTTCTTCAACCATCGCCTACAAGGAGAAACAGTTTGGAGGATTATAAATCGGTGTCCTCCTGCAATAAATGTAACCCTGCAGTCATAACGAGTGAGTTAGAGAGTGTAAGGAACAACAAGAGCTCCAATGTTGTTGTTTCGGTTGCAGAATCCCACTCGTCGTTTCAGTCCGAAGCCAAAAGCAAAGGTGTGATTTCGTGGCTATTTCCTCGGCTAAAGAGGAAGCATAAGAATGAGAATTCTCCGAGTAGAGCAGAATCTGAGGATGTTTCTCAGGTTTTAAAGGACATAGGAATAACGTCAATTGAGGCATTGAAGAAAGAGCTGATAGAAGCGAACGGGAATAGAGACGTGGCTTTAATGGAAGTTTCTGAAATGAGAACTTCGTTGGGGGAGCTGAGACAGAAGATGGAGTACTTGGAGAGTTACTGTGAAGAACTGAAGAAAGCTTTGAAACAGTCCATGCAGATGCAGGCAAGGGATTCTGAACATTGTGAACAGGTTAAGCTTAGTAATCTTCATCAGAGAGGAAGATCAATTGATGGAAATGTTGAAAATTCAATGCCTGTGAATGAGGAAGTAATGATAGAGGGATTTTTGCAGATAGTATCAGAATCAAGGTTATCAGTGAAACAGTTCTGTAAGACACTTATAAACAACATCGAAGAAAATGATAATTCTATGACAGAAACCTTGAACTCGCTTCTTCAGCCATATAAGCTGTCACTAAATTCCAAGTACTCAAAAGCAGTTCTATACCATTTTGAAGCTTTCATAAATCAGTCTCTCTACCAAGACTTTGAGAATTGTGCTTTTCAACAGAACGGTTGTCCGAAATTCATAGACCAACATGAAGATCGCCAAGCAAAATTCACGTCTTTCGTTGCTCTCAGAAATTTGAGCTGGAATGAGGTACTGAGAAAGGGAACAAAGTATTACTGTGAAGAATTTAGCAAATTTTGTGATCAGAAAATGAGTTGTATTACCAGTACTCTAAATTGTACCAGGCCTTGGCCTGAGCAACTCCTTCAAGCTTTCTTTGTGACTGCAAAATGCATGTGGCTGCTACATTTGCTTGCCTTTTCTTTCAACCCGCCATTGAGAGTTGTAAGAGTTGAAGAGAATAGAAACTTCGATCCTCGCTACATGGAAGATATGTCTTCGAGGTCACAGGGTCCAAGCAAAGTTAAGATCATGGTTATGCCAGGGTTTTATGTTAAAGATAGGGTCTTGAGGTGTAAGGTTCTTTGCAGGTACAAATCCACAGCCTAA
- the LOC131602031 gene encoding lysine-specific demethylase JMJ30-like, protein MSKTTASADDFETPTLDTESPTLLHSISEHGGYSYVRMASLAAAGDVRAAEAVREMAWEQLHSGPWHSVLPVWRDAYSMACLHVAKHHYGNGEFKEALRALDMGIIMGGSLLRKDLDSAIGKVSEKARNLRVSDGSHQDFGSDDHLLVDLDFDVSKVLQLLPVKSLASKLVVKRSALSLEKFLKDHFLSGSPVIISDCMAHWPAKKNWNNKDYLLRVAGDRTVPVEVGKNYLCSDWKQELVTFSEFLERIRSHSCSPSGPTYLAQHPLFDQINELRKDIFIPDYCFAGGGELRSLNAWFGPAGTVTPLHHDPHHNILAQVVGKKYIRLYPASLSEELFPYSETMLSNSSQVDLDNVDEMKFPKVQDLEFVDCILEEGEMLYIPPKWWHYVRSLTTSLSVSFWWSEGECSSPS, encoded by the exons ATGTCGAAAACCACCGCATCCGCCGACGACTTCGAGACGCCGACACTAGACACGGAGTCTCCCACTCTGCTCCACTCCATTTCCGAACACGGCGGATACTCCTACGTGAGGATGGCGTCACTAGCCGCCGCCGGCGACGTTCGCGCGGCGGAGGCGGTTAGGGAGATGGCGTGGGAGCAACTTCATTCTGGACCGTGGCACTCGGTGTTGCCGGTGTGGCGTGACGCGTACTCGATGGCGTGTCTTCACGTGGCGAAGCATCACTATGGAAACGGTGAGTTTAAGGAGGCGCTTAGGGCTTTGGATATGGGGATCATCATGGGAGGGAGTCTGCTTAGAAAGGATTTGGACTCTGCCATTGGTAAGGTTTCTGAAAAGGCTAGGAACCTTAGGGTTTCTGATGGAAGCCACCAGGATTTTGGTAGCGACGATCATCTACTCGTTGATCTAGATTTTGACGTGTCTAAG GTGCTCCAGCTTTTACCTGTTAAGTCCCTTGCGTCAAAGCTTGTGGTGAAGAGGTCTGCCCTGTCGCTGGAGAAGTTCTTGAAAGATCATTTCCTGTCTGGCTCCCCGGTTATCATTAGTGATTGCATGGCGCACTGGCCAGCCAAGAAAAACTGGAATAATAAAGATTACTTGCTAAGAGTTGCTGGTGACCGCACTGTTCCAGTTGAG GTTGGGAAAAACTATTTATGCTCAGATTGGAAGCAAGAACTAGTTACATTTTCAGAGTTTCTTGAGCGGATAAGGTCCCATAGCTGTTCTCCCAGTGGTCCTACATATCTTGCTCAGCATCCATTATTTGATCAG ATAAATGAGCTTCGGAAAGATATCTTTATTCCTGACTATTGTTTTGCTGGTGGAGGGGAGCTAAGATCTCTCAATGCTTGGTTTGGTCCAGCTGGAACAGTAACACCATTACACCATGATCCACATCATAACATACTTGCACAG GTTGTTGGGAAAAAATACATTAGGCTTTATCCAGCATCTTTATCTGAGGAGCTTTTCCCTTACTCAGAAACCATGCTTAGCAATTCCAGCCAG GTTGATTTAGATAACGTAGATGAAATGAAGTTTCCTAAGGTGCAAGACTTGGAATTTGTAGACTGTATTTTAGAGGAAGGTGAAATGTTATACATCCCGCCAAAGTGGTGGCACTATGTGCGGTCTTTAACTACCAGTTTATCAGTTAGCTTTTGGTGGAGTGAGGGTGAATGTTCTTCTCCATCCTAA